The following are encoded in a window of Platichthys flesus chromosome 19, fPlaFle2.1, whole genome shotgun sequence genomic DNA:
- the LOC133974572 gene encoding FHA domain-containing protein FhaA-like has product MGRLCEVAVVSFLVVFLLSTESTWAKRGGSSSSSGKKTSSSSNRGGTQSKPSSQPGSYPRQPQNPNRNPNPYPAGGSYPHPGAGNTNPGGVPRQNPGSYPGAGGYPNQNPGRVNPGGYPNQNPAGGYPAAGGYPAAGGYPAAGGYPAGGGYPNQNPARNYPGAGGYPAGGGYPNQNPGRNYPNQYPGAGGYPGGGGYPGAGGYPAGGGYPVRGGNTGQGWGAPAGNPGGYPGGYPAGSPNWNPNNKILSPRFGGGSYGQGGYGTGGSPFSHSVQNMGYKPQSTGFAKKAMMAAGVGAVAGMAVGYGLGRFPRPHFNFRNPEEENSYNNYMYRSYGSRSTDQKDYGRDYVYSPPPRAQTYENFMSTCMNRTDLLKEQSRSSTTTQIESNEDNDTVSIEEIGYPALIEQVRSKRCVEKYMEYSQQFLVERKAEQQLQPSRGDPLSYGVIQLGTSLFVLMSSMLLLQ; this is encoded by the coding sequence ATGGGGAGGTTGTGCGAGGTTGCGGTTGTATCCTTCCTTGTTGTCTTTCTTCTGAGCACTGAATCTACATGGGCTaaaagaggaggcagcagcagcagcagcggaaaGAAGACCTCATCATCCAGCAACAGGGGTGGGACACAATCCAAGCCTAGCTCTCAGCCAGGAAGCTATCCGAGGCAGCCTCAGAATCCTAATCGTAACCCCAATCCATATCCCGCCGGGGGAAGTTACCCTCATCCTGGAGCAGGCAACACAAATCCAGGAGGAGTTCCCAGACAAAACCCAGGAAGTTATCCAGGAGCTGGAGGTTATCCTAACCAGAATCCTGGTAGAGTCAATCCTGGAGGTTATCCGAACCAGAACCCTGCTGGAGGTTATCCAGCAGCAGGTGGCTACCCAGCAGCAGGTGGCTACCCAGCAGCAGGTGGCTACCCAGCTGGAGGTGGTTATCCTAACCAGAATCCAGCAAGAAATTATCCAGGTGCAGGAGGCTATCCAGCAGGAGGTGGTTATCCTAACCAGAATCCAGGAAGAAATTATCCAAATCAGTatccaggtgctggaggataCCCAGGTGGAGGTGGCTACCCAGGAGCAGGTGGCTACCCAGCAGGAGGTGGCTACCCAGTCAGAGGTGGAAATACAGGACAAGGTTGGGGTGCGCCTGCCGGAAATCCAGGGGGTTACCCTGGTGGTTATCCTGCTGGTTCGCCCAACTGGAATCCCAATAATAAGATCCTCAGTCCCCGCTTCGGTGGGGGAAGCTATGGGCAAGGTGGTTATGGGACGGGAGGGTCTCCATTCTCCCATTCTGTACAGAATATGGGATACAAGCCCCAGTCAACAGGTTTTGCCAAAAAAGCCATGATGGCAGCAGGTGTCGGTGCTGTGGCTGGAATGGCCGTTGGGTATGGACTTGGGCGGTTCCCTAGACCGCATTTCAATTTCCGCAACCCCGAAGAGGAGAACTCCTACAACAACTACATGTACCGCAGCTATGGCTCCCGCTCCACTGATCAAAAAGACTATGGCCGTGATTATGTCTACAGCCCTCCGCCCCGAGCGCAGACTTATGAGAACTTCATGAGTACCTGCATGAACAGGACTGATCTTCTGAAAGAGCAGAGCCGCAGCTCCACCACTACTCAGATCGAAAGCAATGAGGATAATGACACCGTCAGCATTGAGGAGATTGGATACCCGGCACTAATTGAGCAAGTGAGGTCCAAACGCTGCGTGGAAAAGTACATGGAATATTCTCAGCAGTTTCTTGTGGAACGAAAGGCCGAGCAACAGTTGCAGCCCAGTCGCGGTGACCCCCTGAGCTATGGCGTGATTCAGCTTGGCACCTCCCTCTTTGTGCTAATGTCCAGCatgctcctcctccagtga